Genomic DNA from Segatella copri:
TTGTATATCTAAAAGGACAACAGAATTTCTGCAAGGAGAAAAAGAAGGTAAAGCCCTGCACCAGCTAAAGAGCAACCAAGGCAAAGCTTAGGGCGCATACAAGTTTAAGGTTTAAGTTTACCCATGTATATATACATGTTCTTTCAAACTCAAATAGTAAACCTCTACCGATTTTTAACCACTCAAACCAGGAAGTTTACAAGTTTAAGAAAAACATATATGTATATATGCCGAAATAAACTTGTTTATTATCATATAGTCAAGGATTTCGAGAGAATCTATTTTTCCTTGCTGAAATACAAGAATAATTATACGAAATGGAGAGAGAAAACTCATCCATATTAGGATGAAAATCGCAAAAACATGCCGATAAGTCGTGGAAATCTATCGTTTTTCAATAGATTTCCACGGCTTATCGATACATTTTGGATGTTTTTGCAGGATAAATGTATTTTTATACAACCAGTAACTTCTACAAATAGCGACAGCTTTTGACAAGCAAAAGACCGTAAATCAGCTAATTTGTATTAATTATGCAACGCTTTTGCAAGTATTCGACATTAACAAACACATATTTCGAAGAAAAAGCTTATCTTTGCATCAGTATTAATAAGAAAATGACATTGTTATGATACTTAGAGCTACATTTGAAAATATATATTTCCATCAAGGATGAGACTCAAATCAGCTTTGTGGCAGGTAAGAGCAACGCACATCCGTCTCATGTTTCCCGTGCAGAGAAGCGTGACGATATTTCTGTGCTGAAGGCTGGTATCGTGTATGGTGCCAATGCTTCCGGAAAGAGCAACGTCATCAAGGCCATTGCCCTGCTCCAGCAGATAGCCAATGGAAGTTTTCCGCAAAGCAAGGTGGAACCTTTCAAGCTTGCTGATACCGAAGAGAAAAACTCTAAGGTAGAAATCGAGTTCAAGACCAAGGGTAAGTGCTTTGCCTATGGCATAGAGTTCACCATCGGAGGAATCAAGGAGGAATGGCTGTTTGAAATCAACAGCCGTACCGACAAGGAAGTTTTCACCAGAAAGATTACAGCTGCCGGCAACGAGTTTACGTTTGGCAAGGTGGATGGAAACGAAGAAACATCCATGCTGCTGAAATTCATCGCCCACAGTACTCCTTCCGATTCCAGCTTCCTTTCAGAGTATGTGCGCAGAAACGGCAAGGGACTTGAAACCATACACATGGCCAAGAACTGGTTTGCTGACGGTTTGAAAATCATCTTCCCAAGCACACGCCTGCAGGGAATTTCTTTCCTTACTGAAAACAATGATGAGCTGCAGGAAACGACACGCTCGCTTCTTGCCTACTTCAACACGGGCATTTCAGACGTGCGCCTGTACAAAATCAAGAAAGAGGATGTGAACTTATCTTCCGATTTACTAGACAACATACTCAGCAAGGCCAAGAACGGCAAGGCGTACAGCATGGCTGCCACAGTTGGAGGCGAAATGCTTCTTTTCGAGGTGAATGCCAACGGAGGATACGAGATTTACAAGCAAAAGGCTGTTCACCGGAATCTTACTTCCGGCACAGAGGTAGTATTTGATTTGAGCGAAGAATCTGATGGCAGCATCCGGTTGCTTGACTTCATCCCAATGCTCATTGATTTGAAGCAAAATGAAGTAGATTATCTCATCGACGAGATTGACCGCAGTATGCACCCGATGCTCTCGCAGAAAATATTAGAGTGCTATTTCTCAGGACTGGAGTCAGGAAGAGACACTCAGCTCATCTTCTCTACTCATGAATGCAACCTGCTCAACCTCGACCTTATCAGAGCTGACGAAGTATGGTTTGTCGAGAAGGGAAAGGATGGAGCGTCTCATCTTACATCCTTGGCAGAATTCAAGCCTCGTAAGGATGTTCGCAAGGGCTATCTATTAGGACGCTATGGAGCCATTCCGTTGCTTCCAAAAGAGGAGATGAAGTGGTGATGGACGGAGGGTTAGAAAACAAATTGTGAACGCATGCGTTCACAATTACCTTATTTTATAGGGTGTCCAGTTCTATGTTCCAA
This window encodes:
- a CDS encoding ATP/GTP-binding protein, encoding MKIYISIKDETQISFVAGKSNAHPSHVSRAEKRDDISVLKAGIVYGANASGKSNVIKAIALLQQIANGSFPQSKVEPFKLADTEEKNSKVEIEFKTKGKCFAYGIEFTIGGIKEEWLFEINSRTDKEVFTRKITAAGNEFTFGKVDGNEETSMLLKFIAHSTPSDSSFLSEYVRRNGKGLETIHMAKNWFADGLKIIFPSTRLQGISFLTENNDELQETTRSLLAYFNTGISDVRLYKIKKEDVNLSSDLLDNILSKAKNGKAYSMAATVGGEMLLFEVNANGGYEIYKQKAVHRNLTSGTEVVFDLSEESDGSIRLLDFIPMLIDLKQNEVDYLIDEIDRSMHPMLSQKILECYFSGLESGRDTQLIFSTHECNLLNLDLIRADEVWFVEKGKDGASHLTSLAEFKPRKDVRKGYLLGRYGAIPLLPKEEMKW